A genomic window from Silene latifolia isolate original U9 population chromosome 11, ASM4854445v1, whole genome shotgun sequence includes:
- the LOC141610998 gene encoding putative disease resistance protein RGA1 isoform X3, producing MDSLNFQEQNYVKELKDAVYDADDVLDEFLTLAKQNQLRSNKVTSFFSRFKLLTHRLSSKVKTVNDKLNKIATKSDKFSFKVDYKPIKFTKEETSSFLCDQIIGREEDVEKIIGLLLGSDNVDHPPVSLLAIVGMGGLGKTALAQLVYKDPRVSEAFQMKKWTCIADQDQERWSLKGFLGKVVEGSSIDNKTSLEGILHEVNKQLEGKKYLLVLDDVWTESYDDWQKFEGYLKVGARGSWIIVTTRSKETARMIGGDQVHVLQGLSEPESWHLFERMAFQAEERDDELVKLGKEIVKKCTDVPLAIRVVGSLLRGQSKSKWLSFHNKGLDFLSESNDTMTRILKLSYNQLNPSLKACFAYCAIFPKDWQINKQMLIQLWMAQGYINSDCLGEEYFLILLQRCFFQDIREDDFGRIVFCKIHDLLHDIAEKVAGEEICRFNSDTSNVGKRVRHLSFVSESYAQHISNNTHIRTCLFIKVYEDEESRVDQLLASKSIQKWTCLRSLDLSNSRAERLPESIGELLHLRSLDLSSSSNLKVLPKSITKLVNLQTLLLCNCTKLRQLPDDVSKLVDLSTLNVDGCDALSGMPTGISMLTCLHNLCNFVVGARAHSSSKQCFNGLEDLQHLNKLKGRLKIQITVLKDAKFVKEEHGGGGYLRSKEHLETIVINFKHKEDYGSGEECGIRESDQALLEEMQPHHHVKALELNGYHGETIPRWPGKGDNSALFDFPNLVTLTIRKCSELLYLPWQIGKLPHLKTLDILKSSNLEYVLDADSESLVSGEGSSVFPSLVNLKFFRLPKLKGWWRRSESGSHKFNLNYGQSSREAHVDWVSSSCFPLLTRVSVQYCEKMMFVPLCQQLEHLPIYDSRRDMKCTPHHQSLASYPKLKILEFNNMEWLKSMPIGYFQFLSVIYIESEARMESLGEVRELFPTSLLSSLQELTMIRCPRLKSVGGWLDHLSALVGLYIVDCPKVELGGMSWHSLAGTLQYLKLDGLVEIEELPEGIQYCTFLKYLYIGNLPKLKSLPKWMPKLTSLHILKLVQLSESLMERCEQPNGEDWPLIRHISILRVYWEY from the exons ATg GACTCTCTCAACTTCCAGGAGCAGAATTACGTCAAAGAGCTCAAAGATGCTGTTTACGATGCCGATGACGTGTTAGATGAATTCCTTACCCTTGCCAAGCAGAATCAACTGAGAAGCAACAAGGTGACTTCCTTTTTTTCTCGGTTTAAGCTTCTTACTCACAGACTCTCTAGCAAGGTCAAAACGGTTAATGATAAGTTAAACAAAATTGCCACTAAGAGTGATAAGTTTAGTTTTAAGGTTGACTATAAACCTATTAAATTTACCAAGGAGGAGACTTCTTCTTTTTTGTGTGATCAAATCATCGGGAGGGAGGAAGATGTGGAGAAGATTATAGGTCTGCTGTTGGGTTCTGATAATGTTGATCATCCACCTGTTTCTTTGCTTGCCATTGTGGGGATGGGGGGCTTGGGAAAAACCGCGCTTGCCCAACTTGTGTATAAGGATCCTAGGGTCAGTGAGGCATTCCAAATGAAGAAGTGGACTTGCATTGCTGATCAGGATCAAGAACGATGGAGCTTGAAAGGGTTTCTAGGGAAGGTGGTAGAAGGATCATCCATTGATAATAAAACGTCTTTGGAGGGGATACTTCATGAAGTTAATAAGCAATTGGAAGGTAAGAAATATTTGCTCGTGTTAGATGATGTGTGGACTGAAAGTTATGATGATTGGCAGAAGTTTGAAGGGTATTTGAAGGTAGGGGCAAGAGGGAGTTGGATAATTGTAACTACGCGCTCGAAAGAAACTGCCCGAATGATTGGAGGTGATCAAGTGCATGTGTTGCAAGGTTTGTCAGAGCCAGAGTCATGGCATTTGTTCGAAAGGATGGCGTTTCAAGCAGAAGAAAGAGATGATGAGTTAGTTAAACTTGGCAAAGAAATTGTTAAAAAGTGCACCGATGTTCCGCTTGCTATTAGAGTAGTTGGAAGTCTTCTGCGTGGTCAATCAAAGTCTAAGTGGCTATCATTTCACAACAAAGGGTTAGACTTTCTTAGTGAAAGTAATGATACCATGACGCGCATATTGAAGCTAAGTTACAATCAACTTAACCCTTCCTTGAAGGCTTGTTTTGCATACTGTGCTATCTTTCCCAAAGATTGGCAGATTAATAAACAAATGTTGATTCAGCTTTGGATGGCGCAAGGTTACATCAACTCTGATTGTTTGGGAGAGGAATACTTTCTTATATTGCTTCAAAGGTGTTTTTTTCAAGATATACGCGAGGATGATTTTGGGAGAATTGTGTTTTGTAAGATACATGATCTCTTGCATGATATTGCTGAAAAAGTAGCGGGAGAAGAGATTTGTAGGTTTAATTCTGATACTTCTAATGTGGGTAAAAGAGTTCGCCATCTCTCTTTTGTGAGTGAATCCTATGCACAACATATCTCCAATAACACTCATATTCGTACGTGCCTTTTTATTAAGGTTTATGAGGATGAGGAGAGTAGAGTGGACCAATTACTAGCAAGTAAATCAATACAGAAATGGACATGCTTAAGGTCGTTAGATTTGAGTAACTCACGGGCTGAAAGGTTACCAGAATCAATAGGTGAGTTGTTGCATCTAAGGAGTTTAGACCTGTCATCCAGTAGCAATCTAAAGGTTCTTCCCAAATCAATAACAAAGTTAGTTAATCTACAGACTTTACTATTATGTAATTGCACCAAGTTAAGACAATTGCCAGATGATGTGAGCAAGCTAGTTGATCTAAGCACCTTAAATGTTGATGGATGTGATGCGCTGAGTGGTATGCCGACAGGTATAAGTATGCTGACCTGTCTACACAATCTATGCAACTTTGTGGTGGGTGCGCGAGCACATTCAAGTTCAAAGCAATGTTTTAATGGGTTGGAAGACTTGCAACACCTGAATAAGTTAAAAGGGAGATTGAAGATTCAAATAACAGTACTTAAAGATGCAAAATTTGTGAAGGAAGAACATGGCGGGGGAGGCTATTTAAGGAGTAAGGAACACCTAGAGACTATTGTTATTAACTTTAAACACAAAGAAGACTATGGAAGTGGAGAGGAGTGTGGAATTAGGGAGTCTGACCAAGCATTGTTGGAAGAGATGCAGCCTCATCATCATGTCAAGGCATTGGAGTTGAATGGGTATCATGGTGAGACAATACCGAGGTGGCCAGGGAAGGGGGATAACTCGGCGTTGTTCGATTTCCCCAATCTTGTCACTTTGACGATTCGAAAGTGCAGTGAGCTTCTCTATCTGCCTTGGCAAATTGGGAAACTGCCCCATCTTAAAACCCTAGATATTTTAAAATCGTCGAACTTGGAGTATGTCCTGGATGCTGACTCAGAATCACTTGTCTCAGGTGAAGGATCATCTGTCTTTCCCAGCCTCGTTAACCTCAAGTTTTTTAGGTTGCCTAAGTTAAAAGGGTGGTGGCGGAGGTCAGAATCAGGGTCGCACAAGTTCAACCTTAATTACGGTCAGAGCAGCCGAGAAGCACATGTAGACTGGGTATCATCTTCCTGTTTTCCTCTACTAACGAGGGTTAGTGTACAATATTGCGAAAAGATGATGTTTGTCCCTTTATGTCAGCAACTTGAACATCTTCCGATATATGATTCCAGGAGAGATATGAAGTGCACACCTCATCATCAGTCGCTGGCGTCATATCCCAAATTGAAGATACTGGAATTCAACAACATGGAGTGGCTCAAATCAATGCCAATCGGGTATTTTCAGTTTCTTTCAGTTATATATATAGAGAGTGAGGCGAGAATGGAGAGCTTGGGAGAAGTAAGGGAGTTATTTCCGACCTCTTTATTGTCTTCCCTGCAAGAGTTGACCATGATAAGATGCCCTCGACTTAAGAGCGTGGGAGGATGGTTGGATCATCTTTCTGCCTTGGTGGGTTTGTATATAGTAGACTGTCCAAAAGTGGAGTTGGGTGGGATGTCATGGCATAGCCTTGCAGGTACCCTTCAATACTTGAAGTTGGATGGATTGGTAGAGATAGAGGAATTGCCAGAGGGGATACAGTACTGCACTTTTCTCAAATATCTTTACATTGGGAATTTGCCCAAACTGAAATCCTTGCCGAAATGGATGCCCAAACTCACGTCTCTCCATATACTCAAGCTTGTGCAGTTATCTGAGAGTTTAATGGAAAGATGCGAACAACCGAATGGGGAGGACTGGCCCCTCATCCGACACATCTCAATACTTCGAGTGTATTGGGAATACTGA
- the LOC141610998 gene encoding putative disease resistance protein RGA1 isoform X5 produces MDLSTTLSVVQTILSAIQTLGQLQSVCSISNCKSELGDLQNTVEYVRAVLMDADAKQDSLNFQEQNYVKELKDAVYDADDVLDEFLTLAKQNQLRSNKVTSFFSRFKLLTHRLSSKVKTVNDKLNKIATKSDKFSFKVDYKPIKFTKEETSSFLCDQIIGREEDVEKIIGLLLGSDNVDHPPVSLLAIVGMGGLGKTALAQLVYKDPRVSEAFQMKKWTCIADQDQERWSLKGFLGKVVEGSSIDNKTSLEGILHEVNKQLEGKKYLLVLDDVWTESYDDWQKFEGYLKVGARGSWIIVTTRSKETARMIGGDQVHVLQGLSEPESWHLFERMAFQAEERDDELVKLGKEIVKKCTDVPLAIRVVGSLLRGQSKSKWLSFHNKGLDFLSESNDTMTRILKLSYNQLNPSLKACFAYCAIFPKDWQINKQMLIQLWMAQGYINSDCLGEEYFLILLQRCFFQDIREDDFGRIVFCKIHDLLHDIAEKVAGEEICRFNSDTSNVGKRVRHLSFVSESYAQHISNNTHIRTCLFIKVYEDEESRVDQLLASKSIQKWTCLRSLDLSNSRAERLPESIGELLHLRSLDLSSSSNLKVLPKSITKLVNLQTLLLCNCTKLRQLPDDVSKLVDLSTLNVDGCDALSGMPTGISMLTCLHNLCNFVVGARAHSSSKQCFNGLEDLQHLNKLKGRLKIQITVLKDAKFVKEEHGGGGYLRSKEHLETIVINFKHKEDYGSGEECGIRESDQALLEEMQPHHHVKALELNGYHGETIPRWPGKGDNSALFDFPNLVTLTIRKCSELLYLPWQIGKLPHLKTLDILKSSNLEYVLDADSESLVSGEGSSVFPSLVNLKFFRLPKLKGWWRRSESGSHKFNLNYGQSSREAHVDWVSSSCFPLLTRERYEVHTSSSVAGVISQIEDTGIQQHGVAQINANRVFSVSFSYIYRE; encoded by the exons ATGGATCTGTCAACAACGTTGTCTGTAGTTCAAACTATACTTTCTGCAATCCAAACTTTGGGTCAGTTGCAATCAGTGTGTTCCATTTCTAACTGCAAATCCGAGCTTGGTGACCTCCAAAACACTGTCGAATATGTCAGAGCTGTTCTTATGGACGCTGATGCCAAGCAGGACTCTCTCAACTTCCAGGAGCAGAATTACGTCAAAGAGCTCAAAGATGCTGTTTACGATGCCGATGACGTGTTAGATGAATTCCTTACCCTTGCCAAGCAGAATCAACTGAGAAGCAACAAGGTGACTTCCTTTTTTTCTCGGTTTAAGCTTCTTACTCACAGACTCTCTAGCAAGGTCAAAACGGTTAATGATAAGTTAAACAAAATTGCCACTAAGAGTGATAAGTTTAGTTTTAAGGTTGACTATAAACCTATTAAATTTACCAAGGAGGAGACTTCTTCTTTTTTGTGTGATCAAATCATCGGGAGGGAGGAAGATGTGGAGAAGATTATAGGTCTGCTGTTGGGTTCTGATAATGTTGATCATCCACCTGTTTCTTTGCTTGCCATTGTGGGGATGGGGGGCTTGGGAAAAACCGCGCTTGCCCAACTTGTGTATAAGGATCCTAGGGTCAGTGAGGCATTCCAAATGAAGAAGTGGACTTGCATTGCTGATCAGGATCAAGAACGATGGAGCTTGAAAGGGTTTCTAGGGAAGGTGGTAGAAGGATCATCCATTGATAATAAAACGTCTTTGGAGGGGATACTTCATGAAGTTAATAAGCAATTGGAAGGTAAGAAATATTTGCTCGTGTTAGATGATGTGTGGACTGAAAGTTATGATGATTGGCAGAAGTTTGAAGGGTATTTGAAGGTAGGGGCAAGAGGGAGTTGGATAATTGTAACTACGCGCTCGAAAGAAACTGCCCGAATGATTGGAGGTGATCAAGTGCATGTGTTGCAAGGTTTGTCAGAGCCAGAGTCATGGCATTTGTTCGAAAGGATGGCGTTTCAAGCAGAAGAAAGAGATGATGAGTTAGTTAAACTTGGCAAAGAAATTGTTAAAAAGTGCACCGATGTTCCGCTTGCTATTAGAGTAGTTGGAAGTCTTCTGCGTGGTCAATCAAAGTCTAAGTGGCTATCATTTCACAACAAAGGGTTAGACTTTCTTAGTGAAAGTAATGATACCATGACGCGCATATTGAAGCTAAGTTACAATCAACTTAACCCTTCCTTGAAGGCTTGTTTTGCATACTGTGCTATCTTTCCCAAAGATTGGCAGATTAATAAACAAATGTTGATTCAGCTTTGGATGGCGCAAGGTTACATCAACTCTGATTGTTTGGGAGAGGAATACTTTCTTATATTGCTTCAAAGGTGTTTTTTTCAAGATATACGCGAGGATGATTTTGGGAGAATTGTGTTTTGTAAGATACATGATCTCTTGCATGATATTGCTGAAAAAGTAGCGGGAGAAGAGATTTGTAGGTTTAATTCTGATACTTCTAATGTGGGTAAAAGAGTTCGCCATCTCTCTTTTGTGAGTGAATCCTATGCACAACATATCTCCAATAACACTCATATTCGTACGTGCCTTTTTATTAAGGTTTATGAGGATGAGGAGAGTAGAGTGGACCAATTACTAGCAAGTAAATCAATACAGAAATGGACATGCTTAAGGTCGTTAGATTTGAGTAACTCACGGGCTGAAAGGTTACCAGAATCAATAGGTGAGTTGTTGCATCTAAGGAGTTTAGACCTGTCATCCAGTAGCAATCTAAAGGTTCTTCCCAAATCAATAACAAAGTTAGTTAATCTACAGACTTTACTATTATGTAATTGCACCAAGTTAAGACAATTGCCAGATGATGTGAGCAAGCTAGTTGATCTAAGCACCTTAAATGTTGATGGATGTGATGCGCTGAGTGGTATGCCGACAGGTATAAGTATGCTGACCTGTCTACACAATCTATGCAACTTTGTGGTGGGTGCGCGAGCACATTCAAGTTCAAAGCAATGTTTTAATGGGTTGGAAGACTTGCAACACCTGAATAAGTTAAAAGGGAGATTGAAGATTCAAATAACAGTACTTAAAGATGCAAAATTTGTGAAGGAAGAACATGGCGGGGGAGGCTATTTAAGGAGTAAGGAACACCTAGAGACTATTGTTATTAACTTTAAACACAAAGAAGACTATGGAAGTGGAGAGGAGTGTGGAATTAGGGAGTCTGACCAAGCATTGTTGGAAGAGATGCAGCCTCATCATCATGTCAAGGCATTGGAGTTGAATGGGTATCATGGTGAGACAATACCGAGGTGGCCAGGGAAGGGGGATAACTCGGCGTTGTTCGATTTCCCCAATCTTGTCACTTTGACGATTCGAAAGTGCAGTGAGCTTCTCTATCTGCCTTGGCAAATTGGGAAACTGCCCCATCTTAAAACCCTAGATATTTTAAAATCGTCGAACTTGGAGTATGTCCTGGATGCTGACTCAGAATCACTTGTCTCAGGTGAAGGATCATCTGTCTTTCCCAGCCTCGTTAACCTCAAGTTTTTTAGGTTGCCTAAGTTAAAAGGGTGGTGGCGGAGGTCAGAATCAGGGTCGCACAAGTTCAACCTTAATTACGGTCAGAGCAGCCGAGAAGCACATGTAGACTGGGTATCATCTTCCTGTTTTCCTCTACTAACGAGG GAGAGATATGAAGTGCACACCTCATCATCAGTCGCTGGCGTCATATCCCAAATTGAAGATACTGGAATTCAACAACATGGAGTGGCTCAAATCAATGCCAATCGGGTATTTTCAGTTTCTTTCAGTTATATATATAGAGAGTGA